In the genome of Rhodoplanes sp. Z2-YC6860, one region contains:
- a CDS encoding UDP-2,3-diacylglucosamine diphosphatase, producing the protein MNVQTSHPFEANGEDAPIRVRTLFISDIHLGTRGCQAEKFLDFLRDYDADLIYLVGDIVDGWQLKTGWYWPQSHNDVVQKILRKARKGARVVYVPGNHDEVMRNFYGTHFGGIEVMEHTIHVTADGRRFLIIHGDLFDVVIRNARWLALLGNHAYDLAISLNTYFNSIRRLLGLPYWSLSRWIKLKVKNAVNFIGEFEKTLAAEGRRQHVDGVVCGHIHHPVIRDIDGLVYVNCGDWVESCTAAVEHFDGQFEIIEWTNKLPVPAAAAPAEMQDARTDSKRSVEPV; encoded by the coding sequence ATGAACGTTCAAACCAGTCATCCGTTCGAAGCCAACGGCGAGGATGCTCCGATCCGGGTCCGCACCCTGTTCATCTCGGACATCCACCTTGGCACCCGCGGCTGCCAAGCCGAAAAATTCCTCGACTTCCTTCGCGACTACGACGCCGATCTGATCTATCTGGTCGGCGACATTGTCGATGGCTGGCAGCTCAAGACCGGCTGGTACTGGCCGCAGTCGCATAACGACGTCGTGCAGAAGATCCTGCGCAAGGCGCGCAAAGGCGCCCGCGTCGTCTATGTGCCGGGCAACCACGACGAGGTCATGCGGAACTTCTATGGCACGCACTTCGGTGGCATCGAAGTGATGGAACACACCATCCACGTCACGGCCGACGGCCGGCGCTTCCTGATCATCCACGGCGACCTGTTCGACGTGGTGATCCGCAACGCGCGCTGGCTCGCGCTGCTTGGCAACCACGCCTACGACCTGGCGATCTCGCTCAACACCTATTTCAACTCCATCCGGCGCCTGCTCGGCCTGCCCTACTGGTCGCTGTCGCGCTGGATCAAGCTCAAGGTCAAGAACGCCGTCAATTTCATCGGCGAGTTCGAGAAGACGCTCGCCGCCGAAGGCCGCCGCCAGCATGTCGACGGCGTGGTCTGCGGGCACATCCATCACCCCGTCATCCGCGACATCGACGGCCTCGTCTATGTGAACTGCGGCGACTGGGTGGAAAGCTGCACCGCGGCTGTCGAGCATTTCGATGGACAATTTGAAATCATCGAATGGACCAACAAGCTGCCGGTGCCGGCCGCTGCCGCGCCCGCCGAGATGCAGGACGCGCGAACGGACTCCA